From one Paenibacillus sp. FSL K6-1330 genomic stretch:
- the racE gene encoding glutamate racemase, with product MQQAIAILDSGVGGLTVAKEVMRQLPREKIIYFGDTARAPYGPRTPEEVRLFTEQIVDYLIQYDPKMIVIACNTATAAALDYISSKVPVPVIGVIHPGARAAISATKTGNVGVIGTVGTIGSGAYTAALKQLSPYVEVQSQACPELVPLVEHGLFRSKDALQVVQESLRGIKDTSIDCLILGCTHYPFLMNTIQTVMGPSVKLISSADETAREVSTILYDKGQLASSMESPVHQFFCTGDPVIFQSIATEWLGEHIKRTPVVWQITKL from the coding sequence GTGCAGCAAGCAATCGCAATACTAGACTCGGGTGTCGGCGGGCTGACTGTCGCTAAAGAAGTGATGAGACAGCTCCCGAGAGAGAAAATTATTTACTTCGGAGATACAGCCCGCGCACCCTACGGACCCCGTACGCCGGAAGAAGTCCGTTTATTTACGGAGCAAATTGTAGATTATTTAATTCAGTATGATCCTAAAATGATTGTGATCGCCTGTAATACGGCTACGGCGGCGGCGCTTGATTATATTTCGTCCAAAGTGCCTGTACCGGTCATCGGTGTCATTCACCCAGGGGCGCGTGCCGCCATAAGCGCAACGAAGACCGGTAACGTCGGCGTCATCGGTACTGTCGGAACCATTGGCAGCGGAGCATATACAGCGGCTCTGAAACAGCTCTCGCCTTACGTCGAGGTGCAAAGTCAAGCCTGTCCCGAACTGGTACCGCTCGTCGAACACGGATTGTTCCGATCCAAGGATGCCTTGCAGGTGGTGCAAGAATCCTTGAGAGGCATCAAGGATACCTCCATTGATTGCCTGATCCTGGGCTGTACTCACTATCCGTTCCTGATGAATACGATCCAGACAGTTATGGGACCGTCCGTGAAACTGATCAGCTCCGCCGATGAAACGGCTCGCGAGGTTAGCACGATTCTGTACGATAAGGGCCAGCTCGCGAGCAGCATGGAGAGCCCGGTGCATCAATTTTTCTGTACAGGAGATCCGGTCATTTTTCAGAGCATTGCGACCGAATGGCTCGGAGAGCATATCAAGCGGACACCTGTTGTCTGGCAAATTACGAAGCTATAA